The Alphaproteobacteria bacterium region ACATTATTTTACCAGAAAATTTTAAATAACTATTAATTATATCATAGCTTATTTTAGAATTTAAGATAGCTAAAATCTTGCAATAAAATTAAATAATAATTTTTTATTAGAGCTAAAGCCAAGTTCTATTAGGTTAGCGCCTTTAAATAATCTAATTATAGGCGTTGTTATAATTTGCTTATTTGTTATGTTGCCTGGCTCTGATATTTGCAACATCAGCCATGTATGTATGTTTTTGTAATTAGCAACATATGGTGCGATACCTATTCGCGCTTTTTGTTCATAATAATTTAACATATTACCTCTACTTGCATAATATTTATTAGTATAAGCGATGAAATACTTCCTGGTTTCAAAATCAGCAGCAAGGCCAGTAAAAGCAAATAATTGATTATGAGAGTCTTTGTGAGCATTACCTAAGGCCGATTTAAGATAAATATTTCCCTGGGCTGCCGGTCTATTCCACCTTTTAACTAGGTTATTTAACTGTACACTATGAAGATTGAGTTTTTGGCTCTTATGATATTCATATTTATAGCCAAGAGAATATTTGTAATTTGGCGAATAGTGAAGATGCAAGCTGTTTTTGAACCCATCATTTTGCTGCATAACAGTTTTTCCACCCGAATAAGATATTGGCCTTGCCGCTAAATTTGTAGAGATCAATAAGATGGTTAAGTAAGAAAATAAAATTTTTTTCATTCGCTATCTAGATAATAAAAAACACCAGTTTCTAAGTTGTAATCTAATTTTAATATTCCTGTTATTGTAATAGGATCATATGAAAAAGAAATTGCTTTTTTACTTCTAACTTCAATTACTTTAGCGGGGCCAATATGGTAATGAAAAGGGCAATCAAGAGGAAAAGGTCCAATTAGAAAATTATTTAATTTGTCACTTGCCTCCAAAGGAAACATAAAGCCAGTAATAGTTACTGACATGTTGTCCAATTTGGTTATCTCGTCGCTATAAATTGGTTTGACTAAGCAATTATCAAAGCCCTCTTCATCAACATAACACTCATCAAGCTCTTGAGTTTTAGCAAATAACTCCCACTCTATAGAATTAGCATAAGCGCTATATTCTTTTACATATTGGCTGAGGTCTCTTTCTTCAACTAAATTACTTTCTTCAATTGAGAAACCATAAAGGTTATTTACAATTAAATGTGGTAAAATTAAACTGAAAAATAGGCTTTTTTTAAGTGGCATTGCTAAGAATTTTCCTAATATCTATTTTATATGCTTTGAGAGCTGGAATGAGCGCAGCCAATAAACATAATAAAATAGTAATTGCGCAAAGCAAATATATCTCTGGAATAAAAATAAAACCAGTTAAATTTAGTTCATTACCCTGATGTGTAAATAGACCAATTAATTCCAACGAAAAATGAGCTAAAAACAAACCAATGATAGCACCCAAGGCAGAAATAATAAATGCTTCCGCAATTAAGATTATAAAAACCTTCTTTTGTGATGCACCTAGAGTTCTAAAAATAGCTAAATCATAATTACGCTGCTGAATAGAGTTAAGCTGATTAATTACAATTGTTACAATAGAAATTAAGATCAAAAAGCTACTAAAGATTATTATGGTTTTACTCCCCACCCCTATAAATTTTAATATTCTAGCTATTTCATATTTAGGGCTAACAATTTGAGAGTTATATTCACTTTTATAGATTCTAGTAAAATTATAATTTGCAGCTTTATGCTTATAAGTAAGTAAAATAGCGGTAATTTCTTTTGAGTCTCTTTCAATATCAGTTGATATTTTACTATGATCAGATTTGCTGCTATCATGCTTATCATGCTTACTATGTTCATTTAGACTATCATGTTCATTGTTGTCATGATTGTCATGCTTGCTATGTTCATTGTGACTATCATGTTCATCACTGTCATGCTTACTATGTTTATTTAGACTGTCATGTTCATCATGATTCTGACCAGCATGTAAATGCCATATACTCTCCAATGAAGTAATAATTAAGTTATCTATGACATTATTTTGCTTATTTAATATGCCAGTCACTTTATATAAATCTTGATCATGATTGTTATTTGCAGAAACTAAACCATGTGAACTAGCAAATAGATCTCCAAGCTCAAGTTTAGCTTCAGCTGCTACTCGCGCACCAATTACAGCCTCCTGTTTGTTTTTCCATAAATTACCAGCTATTAATGTAGCTTTATAAAGGTCCAAATACGCAGCAGTGGTGCCCACAATACGGAAGCCTTTAAAATTGTCGCCAAGAGAAATTGGCACAGCCGATTTTATTTGGGGATAGTTTTTGATTTTATTAAGCTCATTATAGTAAATGTTACCGTTAGGAATATC contains the following coding sequences:
- a CDS encoding DUF3299 domain-containing protein, which produces MPLKKSLFFSLILPHLIVNNLYGFSIEESNLVEERDLSQYVKEYSAYANSIEWELFAKTQELDECYVDEEGFDNCLVKPIYSDEITKLDNMSVTITGFMFPLEASDKLNNFLIGPFPLDCPFHYHIGPAKVIEVRSKKAISFSYDPITITGILKLDYNLETGVFYYLDSE
- a CDS encoding ABC transporter permease; translated protein: MNLITLSYNYLKYRRFNTLLNISIMALGIMLMSLLILISTQIKTKLYSDARNIDAVIGTTGSPLQLVLATIWHIDIPNGNIYYNELNKIKNYPQIKSAVPISLGDNFKGFRIVGTTAAYLDLYKATLIAGNLWKNKQEAVIGARVAAEAKLELGDLFASSHGLVSANNNHDQDLYKVTGILNKQNNVIDNLIITSLESIWHLHAGQNHDEHDSLNKHSKHDSDEHDSHNEHSKHDNHDNNEHDSLNEHSKHDKHDSSKSDHSKISTDIERDSKEITAILLTYKHKAANYNFTRIYKSEYNSQIVSPKYEIARILKFIGVGSKTIIIFSSFLILISIVTIVINQLNSIQQRNYDLAIFRTLGASQKKVFIILIAEAFIISALGAIIGLFLAHFSLELIGLFTHQGNELNLTGFIFIPEIYLLCAITILLCLLAALIPALKAYKIDIRKILSNAT